The following are from one region of the Coffea eugenioides isolate CCC68of chromosome 2, Ceug_1.0, whole genome shotgun sequence genome:
- the LOC113762880 gene encoding cytochrome P450 CYP72A219-like — translation METAYSPIAVFCYCILLLILVLAWKVFNWAWLTPKKLEKRLKEQGLRGNPYKLLYGDFKENSTLFKEAHSKPINLSDDFVPRVIPHFCAVVKKYGKNSYMWLGPKPIVMIMNPEHIREITAKIYIFQKPRANPLTKLLTQGLVSYDGDKWAKHRKLINPAFNVEKLKHMVPSFYASASEMLSKWEEIVSTNGSCELDVWPDLQALTSDAISRTAFGSNYKEGKRIFELQREQSEHFLKARESIYIPGWRFLPTKRNRRMKQIAKDVQESIREIINARLKAMKEGEACADDLLGILLESNSKEIDNHGNKDFGMTIKEVIDECKLFYFAGQETTSVLLVWTMILLSRYPNWQVRAREEVLQHFGTNKPDFEGLNHLKLVTMILHEVLRLYPPAATIARRAAVEIQLGNLTLPAQVLLSLPTILLHHDPEIWGNDVEEFKPERFADGVSNATKGQVAFFPFGWGPRICIGQNFTMVEAKLAVAMVLQRFSFELSPSYAHAPREVITIQPQYGAHLILHKL, via the exons ATGGAGACAGCATACAGCCCAATTGCTGTATTCTGTTATTGTATTCTGCTCTTGATTTTAGTGCTTGCGTGGAAAGTATTCAACTGGGCGTGGTTAACTCCCAAGAAGCTGGAAAAGCGTCTCAAAGAGCAAGGTCTCAGAGGAAATCCTTACAAACTTCTCTATGGAGACTTCAAAGAGAACTCAACCCTTTTCAAGGAAGCTCACTCCAAGCCAATCAATCTCTCTGACGACTTCGTCCCAAGAGTTATTCCTCACTTCTGTGCAGTTGTCAAGAAGTATG GTAAGAATTCATACATGTGGCTTGGACCAAAACCGATAGTGATGATCATGAACCCTGAACACATAAGGGAGATCACAGCAAAGATTTACATCTTTCAAAAGCCTCGTGCTAATCCACTTACCAAATTGCTGACACAAGGGCTGGTGAGCTATGATGGAGATAAATGGGCTAAACACAGAAAACTCATCAATCCCGCTTTCAATGTGGAGAAATTGAAG CATATGGTCCCATCATTTTATGCAAGCGCTAGTGAGATGTTGAGTAAATGGGAGGAGATTGTTTCAACCAATGGCTCCTGTGAGTTGGATGTTTGGCCGGATCTTCAAGCTCTGACTTCTGATGCAATTTCACGGACGGCATTTGGAAGTAACtataaagaaggaaaaaggataTTTGAACTTCAAAGAGAACAGTCTGAACATTTCCTAAAGGCTAGAGAATCAATATACATTCCAGGATGGAG GTTTTTGCcaacaaaaagaaatagaagaatGAAACAAATTGCCAAAGATGTGCAAGAATCTATTAGAGAAATTATAAATGCAAGATTGAAGGCAATGAAAGAAGGGGAAGCTTGTGCTGATGACTTATTGGGTATATTACTCGAATCCAATTCTAAAGAAATTGATAATCACGGCAACAAGGATTTTGGCATGACTATTAAAGAAGTTATTGATGAATGCAAGCTGTTCTATTTTGCGGGGCAGGAGACCACCTCAGTGCTGCTTGTATGGACAATGATCTTATTGAGTAGGTATCCAAACTGGCAAGTGCGGGCTAGAGAAGAAGTTTTGCAACACTTTGGGACTAACAAGCCTGATTTTGAAGGGTTAAATCACCTAAAATTG GTCACCATGATACTACACGAAGTTCTCAGACTATATCCGCCAGCAGCTACCATTGCTCGAAGAGCTGCTGTAGAAATTCAGTTGGGAAATTTAACTCTACCAGCTCAAGTGCTGTTATCATTACCAACAATATTGTTGCACCATGACCCTGAAATATGGGGCAATGATGTGGAGGAATTTAAGCCAGAGAGGTTTGCTGATGGAGTCTCAAATGCAACGAAGGGGCAAGTTGCGTTCTTCCCATTTGGTTGGGGACCTCGCATATGCATTGGCCAAAACTTTACCATGGTGGAAGCAAAACTGGCAGTAGCTATGGTTCTCCAGCGTTTCTCCTTTGAACTCTCCCCATCTTATGCTCATGCACCCCGTGAAGTCATAACTATTCAACCGCAGTATGGTGCTCACTTGATTTTGCACAAATTGTAG